One window from the genome of Desulfobotulus pelophilus encodes:
- a CDS encoding FumA C-terminus/TtdB family hydratase beta subunit, with translation MKSFVCHNVLCPADADIRWRFLGNNLVQPFSCRGRTFLELAPEGLTLLAREAFRDVSFFLRTGHLEQLAVILQDPEASANDRFVAMELLKNAAISAGGVFPMCQDTGTALVMAKKGEQVLTGADDAWWISKGIGEAYTEENLRYSQMAPLSMYEEVNTQNNLPAQIDMDAVPGEAYDFLFVAKGGGSANKTFLYNKTAQTLSPEELLPFLGKSLKEIGTSACPPYHLAVVVGGMSAEYTLKTLKLASTGYLDSLPDKGTSQGQGFRDRSLEAEVLAMSRRLGLGAQFGGKYFCHDVRVIRLPRHGASCFIGVGVSCSAHRNILGRICLDGLFLEELDRDPARFFPDPAFDPGDAVSINLNQPMDAIRAALTKLKVATRVMLNGPMVVARDLAHVRLKAMLDRGEELPAYFRDHMVYYAGPAKTPAGHASGSFGPTTAGRMDPYVPCFQEKGASLVMLAKGNRSFGVRESCRKHGGFYLGSIGGPAACLGKDCITKVEMIDCKDLGMEAVYRIEVKNFPAFVIVDDKGNDFYASFLR, from the coding sequence ATGAAATCTTTTGTCTGTCATAATGTGCTTTGTCCGGCGGATGCGGATATCCGATGGCGTTTTCTGGGGAATAACCTTGTGCAGCCCTTTTCCTGCAGGGGGAGGACTTTTCTTGAGCTTGCACCGGAAGGTTTGACTCTGCTTGCAAGGGAGGCCTTCAGGGATGTCTCCTTTTTTCTGCGAACCGGCCACCTGGAACAGCTGGCTGTCATTCTTCAAGATCCCGAAGCTTCGGCCAATGACAGATTTGTGGCCATGGAGCTTCTGAAAAATGCGGCCATCAGCGCGGGCGGGGTTTTTCCCATGTGCCAGGATACGGGAACGGCACTTGTTATGGCTAAAAAGGGTGAACAGGTGCTGACCGGTGCTGACGATGCTTGGTGGATTTCAAAAGGTATCGGAGAGGCATACACAGAAGAGAACCTCCGGTACTCCCAGATGGCTCCCCTGTCCATGTATGAGGAGGTGAATACGCAGAATAATCTGCCTGCACAGATTGATATGGATGCGGTTCCGGGGGAAGCCTATGATTTTCTTTTTGTGGCCAAGGGTGGAGGATCAGCCAATAAGACCTTTCTCTACAATAAAACGGCCCAGACCCTCTCACCTGAGGAGCTCTTGCCTTTTCTTGGTAAGAGCCTGAAGGAGATCGGTACCTCCGCATGCCCGCCTTACCATCTGGCTGTGGTGGTGGGGGGGATGAGTGCGGAATATACCTTGAAAACCCTGAAGCTGGCCTCAACGGGGTACCTGGATTCCCTGCCGGATAAAGGTACCTCTCAGGGGCAGGGATTCAGGGACAGAAGCCTTGAGGCGGAGGTTCTTGCCATGAGCCGAAGGCTGGGGCTTGGTGCCCAGTTTGGTGGAAAATACTTCTGTCATGATGTACGGGTGATCCGCCTTCCACGTCATGGGGCTTCCTGTTTTATCGGAGTCGGTGTGAGTTGTTCGGCCCATCGGAATATTCTGGGCAGAATCTGCCTTGACGGACTTTTTCTGGAAGAGCTGGACAGGGACCCAGCCCGGTTTTTTCCTGATCCTGCATTTGATCCTGGAGATGCCGTTTCCATTAACCTGAATCAGCCCATGGATGCCATCCGGGCCGCCCTTACAAAACTGAAGGTTGCGACCCGGGTTATGTTGAACGGTCCAATGGTCGTGGCAAGGGATCTTGCCCATGTAAGATTGAAGGCCATGCTGGACAGGGGTGAAGAGCTGCCCGCGTATTTCAGGGATCACATGGTGTACTATGCAGGCCCCGCTAAAACACCCGCCGGTCACGCTTCGGGTTCTTTCGGACCAACCACCGCAGGGCGCATGGATCCTTATGTCCCCTGTTTTCAGGAAAAAGGTGCCTCTCTTGTCATGCTGGCCAAAGGGAACCGTTCTTTCGGAGTACGGGAGTCCTGCAGAAAGCATGGTGGTTTTTATCTGGGTTCCATCGGTGGTCCTGCGGCCTGTCTGGGAAAAGACTGCATTACAAAGGTGGAGATGATAGATTGCAAGGATCTGGGTATGGAAGCGGTGTACCGTATTGAGGTGAAAAATTTTCCTGCTTTTGTGATTGTGGATGACAAGGGCAATGATTTTTATGCGTCTTTTTTGAGATAA
- a CDS encoding mechanosensitive ion channel domain-containing protein, giving the protein MEWHFVVDNTFLAKTITSFVVVGAILLLRHGAVRSILGHENLDSTVRRRWVVTVRNAAIFFVIFLIVVIWIEQLQAIGAGLVLVAAAVVVATKEFLLNIIGYFYRSACHAFTIGDRIEVNGIHGDVLDQNLMGIRLMEVGSGIRTHQYTGVSVFIPNAIFLSAAVRNETHAGEEYVFHIITITVKAGEDWPHAEALLLEAANAVCTPYLEKARARMHTISRRHALDAPAVEPRINLQMPDHEKIAFQLRVPVPARRRGRIEADILRLYLTAQFGGSGEEEISHGLSGLVPAPFGKRED; this is encoded by the coding sequence TTGGAATGGCATTTTGTTGTTGATAATACCTTTCTTGCAAAAACCATTACCAGTTTTGTGGTGGTAGGGGCGATTCTTCTTCTGCGTCATGGGGCGGTGCGCAGTATCCTTGGTCATGAAAATCTGGACAGCACCGTACGAAGACGCTGGGTGGTTACGGTACGGAATGCGGCAATTTTTTTTGTTATTTTTCTGATCGTGGTGATATGGATCGAGCAGCTGCAGGCTATTGGTGCGGGTCTTGTGCTGGTGGCGGCGGCTGTGGTTGTGGCAACAAAGGAGTTTCTTCTTAATATTATAGGGTATTTTTATAGAAGTGCCTGTCATGCTTTTACCATCGGAGACCGCATTGAAGTTAATGGTATCCATGGCGATGTGCTGGATCAGAATCTGATGGGAATTCGTCTTATGGAAGTGGGGTCAGGTATCCGGACCCATCAGTATACGGGGGTCAGTGTTTTTATCCCTAACGCGATTTTTCTCTCTGCAGCCGTCCGGAATGAAACCCATGCGGGTGAGGAATACGTCTTTCATATCATTACCATAACCGTAAAGGCGGGTGAAGACTGGCCCCATGCGGAGGCTTTGCTTCTGGAAGCTGCCAACGCAGTCTGTACGCCCTATCTGGAGAAGGCAAGGGCACGCATGCACACCATATCAAGGCGGCATGCTCTGGATGCTCCCGCTGTGGAACCCCGGATTAATCTGCAGATGCCGGACCATGAAAAAATTGCCTTTCAGCTCAGGGTACCCGTACCTGCCCGGAGAAGGGGCCGCATTGAAGCGGATATTTTGAGGCTTTATCTCACGGCTCAGTTCGGGGGATCGGGTGAGGAAGAAATATCCCATGGACTCTCCGGTCTGGTGCCAGCACCTTTCGGAAAAAGGGAAGACTGA
- a CDS encoding GspE/PulE family protein — protein sequence MHNPLFVRKIAELGFLTEEDAKNLRIKFQGNDLDILSFLHKGGVASKGFLGKLWGDAIGYAYVDLVKSIFQPDAIAMIKRDLAMQKQVVPLYHLGNALTVATADPQNIAVLDMVAKVAGVPVSPVFAFLEDIEDAIQVQYQSKESVEEFINKLSENSLFKGTSKITDEQLKKIAGDKAVVDFTNGVILLGLKERATDIHIDPGDEFVRIRFRVDGMLQTRLKMDLSLLPPVVSRLKVMAGLDITEKRRPQDGRISMKLKNRSIDIRFASAPSIAGEKIVMRLLGQLAVQDIPSVEDLDFSHRTFRHIEAVVSSPNGVFLVTGPTGSGKTTTLFSVLKRLNTDEINILTVEDPVEYRLEGVNQVQANTAVGLDFATVLRSFLRQDPDVMLVGEIRDLETARIACQAALTGHMVLSTLHTNTALQASTRLMDIGVPSYIVSPALLGVMSQRLVRRICDHCKESRLLSDEEADLYFIKESGKKVRFYRGKGCVRCNFTGYLGRLALHEVFLITNEIRDLVARNASLVEIEAIAREQGFKSLYHDGLKKVLRGMTTMEEVNRVIDKAVILD from the coding sequence ATGCACAATCCATTATTTGTCAGGAAAATTGCTGAGCTTGGCTTCCTAACCGAAGAGGATGCGAAGAATCTTCGGATAAAATTTCAGGGGAATGATCTGGATATCCTGAGTTTTCTGCACAAAGGTGGAGTGGCTTCCAAGGGGTTTTTAGGAAAGCTGTGGGGCGATGCCATTGGCTATGCCTATGTGGATCTGGTCAAAAGTATTTTTCAGCCCGATGCAATAGCCATGATCAAGCGGGATTTGGCCATGCAGAAGCAGGTTGTTCCTCTGTATCATCTGGGAAATGCCCTGACAGTGGCAACGGCCGATCCTCAGAATATTGCGGTTCTGGATATGGTTGCAAAGGTGGCGGGGGTTCCCGTAAGCCCTGTTTTTGCCTTTCTTGAAGATATTGAGGACGCTATTCAGGTTCAGTATCAGTCCAAAGAAAGTGTGGAAGAGTTCATCAATAAGCTTTCTGAGAACTCGTTATTTAAAGGTACCAGTAAAATTACGGACGAACAGCTGAAAAAAATTGCTGGCGATAAAGCCGTGGTGGATTTTACCAACGGGGTAATTCTTTTGGGGCTGAAGGAAAGGGCAACAGATATTCACATTGACCCCGGTGATGAGTTTGTTCGGATACGCTTCCGTGTAGACGGTATGCTTCAGACTCGTTTGAAAATGGATCTTTCCCTGTTGCCCCCTGTTGTTTCAAGGCTGAAGGTGATGGCAGGCCTGGATATCACGGAAAAAAGACGGCCTCAGGATGGTCGCATTTCCATGAAGCTGAAAAATCGTTCCATTGACATACGCTTTGCCTCTGCTCCTTCCATTGCCGGTGAAAAAATTGTCATGAGGCTGCTCGGTCAGCTGGCCGTTCAGGATATTCCCAGTGTGGAAGATCTGGATTTTTCTCACAGAACTTTTCGTCATATAGAGGCAGTGGTCAGTTCGCCCAACGGAGTCTTTCTTGTTACAGGTCCTACGGGTTCTGGTAAGACAACAACCCTTTTTTCCGTTCTTAAGCGTCTCAATACCGATGAAATTAATATTCTCACGGTAGAGGATCCCGTGGAATACCGCCTGGAAGGTGTCAATCAGGTTCAGGCCAATACAGCCGTAGGTTTGGATTTTGCCACTGTGCTGCGTTCGTTTTTGCGTCAAGATCCCGATGTGATGCTGGTCGGTGAGATCAGAGATCTGGAAACAGCCAGAATTGCATGTCAGGCAGCCCTCACAGGTCATATGGTACTTTCAACTCTGCATACGAATACAGCTTTACAGGCGAGTACGCGGCTGATGGATATCGGCGTGCCTTCCTATATTGTATCCCCGGCCCTTCTGGGTGTTATGTCCCAGCGTCTTGTCCGTCGCATTTGCGACCACTGTAAGGAATCCAGGCTGTTATCCGATGAGGAGGCAGATCTGTATTTTATAAAAGAGTCCGGAAAAAAAGTGCGGTTTTACAGGGGAAAAGGTTGTGTAAGATGTAATTTTACGGGTTATCTTGGCAGGTTGGCTTTGCATGAAGTTTTTCTCATAACCAATGAAATAAGGGATCTTGTTGCAAGGAATGCCTCCCTTGTGGAGATTGAGGCGATTGCAAGAGAGCAGGGATTTAAAAGTCTTTACCATGATGGCTTGAAAAAAGTGCTGCGGGGTATGACTACCATGGAAGAAGTGAATCGGGTCATCGATAAGGCCGTGATTCTGGACTGA
- a CDS encoding calcium/sodium antiporter — MSMLWAWAALGAGLIILVMSADLFVDGAAALARKLGMSPLLIGMVIVGFGTSAPEMLVSAMASMDGQGGLALGNAYGSNIANIALILGLTAIIRPIPVTADVLRRALPVLMLVTLLAVVQLMDLVVSRSNAAVLLVTFVLLMYLSISGNQQEKSSELRDLSKQQNSTAGLTFRLVLGLTLLIASSRMLVWGAVSIAEVMGISDLMIGLTIVALGTSLPELASSLAAARKGEDAIALGNILGSNLFNTLIVVGIAGIIRPVAADPMLLTRDLSLMTALTFSLFILGYGFRKPGNISRLEGILLVLVYISYTGWLIHTVLR, encoded by the coding sequence ATGAGCATGTTGTGGGCATGGGCTGCCTTGGGTGCCGGTCTTATCATACTGGTCATGAGTGCGGACCTTTTTGTGGATGGCGCTGCAGCACTGGCTCGCAAACTGGGCATGTCGCCCCTTCTTATCGGCATGGTCATTGTGGGCTTCGGCACTTCCGCACCGGAAATGCTGGTTTCAGCTATGGCTTCCATGGACGGACAGGGAGGCCTTGCACTGGGCAATGCCTATGGATCCAACATAGCCAACATCGCCCTTATTCTGGGCCTTACGGCCATCATCCGCCCCATACCCGTAACTGCGGATGTGCTGCGCAGAGCTCTGCCGGTTCTCATGCTTGTGACGCTTTTGGCCGTAGTTCAGCTCATGGACCTTGTTGTCTCCCGATCCAATGCGGCTGTCCTGCTGGTCACTTTTGTCCTTCTCATGTACCTGAGTATTTCCGGGAATCAGCAGGAAAAAAGTTCTGAACTAAGGGATCTTTCAAAGCAGCAGAATTCTACCGCAGGTCTCACCTTCCGCCTTGTACTGGGCCTCACCCTTCTCATTGCAAGCTCCCGCATGCTGGTCTGGGGTGCTGTCTCCATTGCCGAAGTCATGGGTATTTCGGATCTGATGATAGGGCTTACCATTGTCGCCCTTGGAACCTCACTGCCTGAACTTGCCTCAAGCCTTGCGGCTGCGCGCAAAGGTGAGGATGCCATCGCTCTGGGTAATATTCTGGGCTCCAACCTTTTCAATACGCTGATTGTGGTGGGCATTGCCGGTATCATCCGACCGGTGGCGGCCGATCCTATGCTCCTCACACGTGACCTCTCCCTTATGACCGCTCTTACATTTTCCCTGTTCATTCTGGGGTACGGATTCCGCAAACCCGGCAATATCTCACGTTTGGAAGGAATCCTGCTTGTACTGGTCTACATTTCCTACACAGGCTGGCTCATTCATACCGTACTTAGATAA